In Aspergillus oryzae RIB40 DNA, chromosome 6, one genomic interval encodes:
- a CDS encoding putative short chain dehydrogenase/reductase family oxidoreductase (predicted protein) codes for MSFSVEGRSAIVTGAGSGINFAFAKLLLENGCNVLIADLALRPEAQGLVEKYSIPSSAPRAVFQRTDVTDWKQLELMFEVAEKEFGEIDVVCPGAGVYEPHWSNFWRPPGTPESRDPQHGNRYALLDINLTHPIRTTQLALAHFVRRRTSGRPKHIVHISSIAGQNPALAAPIYVATKHAINGLVRSLGKLDSKFGIRVTAVAPGVIKTPLWTDHPEKLKIVDTANDEWVTPEEVAQVMLALIQQDQISGWLLSHSLTFAG; via the exons ATGTCATTCTCCGTCGAAGGAAGATCTGCTATCGTAACAGGGGCGGGCTCGG GGATTAactttgcctttgccaaGCTACTGTTGGAGAACGGATGCAATGTACTCATTGCTGATCTAGCGCTTCGTCCGGAGGCGCAGGGACTCGTGGAAAAATACTCAATACCATCCAGTGCCCCACGGGCCGTCTTTCAGAGGACCGACGTGACCGACTGGAAACAGCTTGAGTTGATGTTCGAGGTCGCCGAGAAGGAGTTCGGGGAAATCGATGTAGTATGCCCGGGGGCTGGGGTCTACGAACCG CATTGGAGCAATTTCTGGCGCCCTCCTGGTACTCCGGAAAGTCGGGACCCGCAACATGGCAATCGATACGCCCTGCTAGATATCAACTTAACACATCCGATTCGCACCACGCAACTTGCTTTAGCCCATTTCGTTCGTCGTCGGACGAGCGGACGTCCTAAGCATATTGTTCATATCTCCAGCATTGCGGGCCAGAACCCAGCCTTGGCAGCTCCAATTTATGTCGCTACTAAACACGCTATCAACGGCCTTGTGCGGTCGTTGGGTAAGCTTGACAGCAAGTTCGGAATTCGCGTGACAGCCGTTGCCCCTGGCGTGATCAAGACCCCCTTGTGGACCGACCATCCGGAGAAGCTAAAGATCGTTGATACTGCGAATGATGAATGGGTCACTCCCGAGGAGGTAGCTCAAGTCATGCTAGCTCTCATTCAACAGGACCAG
- a CDS encoding uncharacterized protein (predicted protein), with translation MSHEIDNTRSKRMLLLLYLTAFLFFLGENIQQAPRTQIYETIICHRMLPWNSKDTPAREGCKSKAVQEELAFLKGTERLLGALPTVLVIPWSIFAERYGRCLSLKLALAGVLCEEAWSCLICWFSDLVPIRLILLAPLFEIIGGGPAIITTIVHLLAAEVTTPETRTSTFFVIRAMAIAAAILAQLVSSFLMTRNAWVPWLLGLLCILLAMFAVPYAPNPAIENSLNENTMLDPGQHNARSMGTLNQEESLSSKHATVRSRLALVAKQLQEGTKVVYGNFSLIVLLAMSFLGELCEDSLAMVLLLYISKRYSWEFAQANYLWALGEAVQFVFLIILLPRISTMLLARFRMNAYAADFTISIASTTMLSFGSLLLGIGVSIPVAIIGIPTFPSISRGYH, from the exons ATGTCTCATGAAATTGACAACACGCGGTCGAAGCGCatgcttcttttgctttacCTGACggcctttctcttttttctagGAGAAAATATCCAACAAGCCCCACGAACCCAGATCTATGAGACCATTATCTGCCACCGTATGCTGCCATGGAATTCGAAGGACACGCCAGCAAGGGAAGGGTGCAAAAGCAAGGCTGTCCAAGAGGAACTAGCCTTCCTCAAGGGCACTGAGAGATTATTAGGGGCACTACCGA CCGTTCTTGTTATTCCGTGGAGTATTTTCGCTGAACGATATGGCCGCTGCCTTTCCTTGAAATTGGCGTTAGCTGGAGTCCTGTGTGAAGAGGCATGGAGCTGTCTCATCTGCTGGTTCTCAGACTTGGTTCCGATCCGTCTCATCCTACTGGCCCCCTTATTTGAAATCATCGGCGGTGGTCCTGCAATCATCACTACTATTGTACATTTATTGGCCGCAGAGGTGACCACGCCTGAAACGCGGACATCAACCTTTTTTGTTATCCGCGCCATGGCAATTGCAGCGGCCATCCTGGCCCAACTCGTGAGCTCGTTCCTCATGACCCGTAATGCGTGGGTGCCGTGGCTTCTAGGATTGCTCTGCATTCTTCTCGCAATGTTTGCCGTCCCATATGCGCCGAACCCCGCCATTGAGAATTCTCTAAATGAGAACACCATGTTGGATCCGGGACAACATAATGCGCGTAGTATGGGTACCTTGAACCAAGAGGAATCCCTTAGCAGCAAACATGCTACTGTTCGATCTCGTCTCGCTTTGGTGGCAAAGCAACTCCAGGAAGGGACAAAGGTTGTCTACGGAAACTTTTCGCTCATCGTATTATTAGCGATGTCATTTTTGGGTGAGCTCTGCGAAGATTCGCTTGCTATGGTCCTGTTGCTTTACATCTCGAAACGGTATAGCTGGGAATTCGCCCAG GCCAACTATCTGTGGGCTCTAGGAGAGGCTGTCCAGTTTGTGTTCCTGATTATCCTTCTTCCGCGTATCAGTACTATGCTCTTAGCTCGTTTCAGGATGAATGCATACGCGGCGGATTTTACGATATCCATTGCTAGCACGACTATGCTTAGTTTCGGGAGTTTGCTTCTCGGAATTGGCGTTTCTATACCTGTTGCCATCATAGGTATCCCTACCTTCCCCTCTATATCCCGGGGCTATCACTAA
- a CDS encoding DUF3632 domain-containing protein (predicted protein): protein MLSLEDQIRSRQRFALHHKAAIDFDRETYGYDNDNKYWHQSRLFIHNISSRYTISDLPIVFYEYDMQELWYMIIQGAKITDAKHPAQDRLAGQILHAKEMGVLRRRNKTSGVEEEASTSHGKIWIDLPFLVQEFQTAWNAADELPAKQRHNLSAFIARLSAWGVCGSELCVCALSIFRDTFETRRPLAVTDDQQDDGLVPIADLLPAAVAWFELCGYKIENLCLLGHGFESSTLGELAREAQVVPDTGFSTSRWLFWRRRLEEISHCDHAEMAALAQWGVRVMQCWGNGRLSIIILRQSFGV, encoded by the exons ATGCTCTCTTTAGAAGACCAGATACGCAGTCGACAAAGATTCGCCCTTCATCATAAAGCTGCTATTGATTTTGACCGGGAGACTTATGGCTATGACAATGACAACAAATACTGGCACCAATCGCGACTATTCATACATAATATCTCCAGTCGTTACACCATATCCGACCTCCCAATAGTCTTCTACGAATATGACATGCAAGAACTATGGTACATGATCATCCAAGGTGCCAAAATCACAGATGCCAAACACCCCGCCCAAGACCGCCTAGCAGGCCAAATCTTGCATGCTAAAGAAATGGGCGTTTTGCGTCGCAGGAATAAAACTTCGGGGGTCGAAGAGGAGGCGTCAACCTCCCACGGAAAGATTTGGATCGATTTACCCTTCCTTGTGCAGGAGTTTCAAACTGCGTGGAACGCAGCCGACGAGCTACCGGCGAAGCAGCGGCATAACCTTAGCGCATTCATAGCCCGCCTCAGCGCCTGGGGCGTGTGTGGCTCCGAATTGTGTGTTTGTGCTCTTTCCATTTTCAGGGATACGTTTGAGACGCGCAGGCCGTTGGCTGTGACCGACGACCAACAAGATGATGGCTTGGTGCCCATTGCTGATCTGCTACCAGCAGCGGTTGCCTGGTTTGAGCTATGTGGTTACAAGATCGAAAACCTTTGTCTCTTGGGTCACGGATTTGAGTCCTCGACTCTTGGTGAGCTTGCTAGAGAAGCACAAGTTGTGCCGGATACCGGTTTTAGCACTTCGAGATGGCTCTTTTGGAGGCGACGTCTGGAGGAGATCAGCCATTGTGACCATGCGGAGATGGCTGCTTTGGCACAGTGGGGTGTGAGGGTCATGCAGTGTTGGG GGAATGGCAGACTCTCTATAATAATTCTAAGACAATCATTTGGGGTCTGA
- a CDS encoding DUF1479 domain-containing protein (predicted protein): MYDRIIPSVDYADVVSGNVPEKVLAEIRHRGTVVVRNVLPRGMAREYKERVEDYVAANKERVKAFPPDSPAVYELYWTQSQAEARAHPNMLDTQRFLQRLWHSSDPKTKISTRNPLTYADRLRIRMPGDSKFTLGPHIDGGSLERWEDPEYSRVYTKILEGKWEEYDPWDAKHRVSAKMDLYNGAGACSMLRFFQGWLSMSQTAPGEGSLHVCPMIVHSTAYTILRPFFDTQTLQPALDSTFPGSVPGACQEYNPVTHPHLELESTMVSVPEVGPGDYVAWHCDSLHSVDKEHKGKGDSSVLYIPATPMCDMNVDYLLKQRQAAQTYSPPWDFPGAGGPGESGFKGALDWNSINPEGLRAMGLGNKPWEVTPDMSEGEKQVVKAANKACFGQP; encoded by the exons ATGTACGATCGT ATTATTCCCTCCGTGGATTATGCGGACGTTGTTTCTGGAAATGTACCAGAGAAAGTCCTTGCGGAAATCCGTCACCGCGGAACCGTAGTAGTCAGAAATGTGCTACCTCGTGGAATGGCTAGAGAGTACAAGGAGCGCGTTGAAGACTACGTTGCTGCCAACAAAGAGCGTGTGAAGGCATTCCCACCAGATTCACCTGCAGTATACGAGTTGTATTGGACTCAATCACAGGCGGAAGCCCGGGCGCACCCTAATATGCTCGATACACAGCGCTTCTTGCAGCGTTTGTGGCATTCATCTGACCCCAAAACGAAAATCTCCACCAGAAACCCTCTTACATACGCCGATCGACTCCGGATCCGCATGCCTGGTGATTCCAAGTTCACTCTTGGCCCCCATATTGATGGTGGCTCGCTTGAACGGTGGGAAGACCCTGAGTATTCCCGGGTTTACACCAAGATCCTCGAGGGTAAATGGGAGGAATACGACCCATGGGATGCAAAGCATCGTGTCTCGGCCAAGATGGACTTGTACAACGGTGCTGGCGCCTGCTCCATGCTGAGATTCTTCCAAGGATGGCTTTCCATGTCACAAACAGCCCCGGGCGAGGGCTCACTACATGTGTGTCCCATGATTGTTCACAGCACTGCCTATACCATTCTCAGACCATTCTTTGATACTCAAACGCTGCAGCCCGCATTGGATTCTACTTTCCCTGgatctgttcctggcgcTTGCCAAGAATACAACCCCGTCACCCATCCGCACCTGGAGCTTGAAAGCACTATGGTGTCGGTGCCCGAGGTCGGACCTGGTGACTACGTCGCTTGGCACTGTGACTCTCTGCACTCTGTTGATAAGGAACATAAGGGCAAAGGAGACTCAAGTGTACTCTACATCCCTGCCACTCCCATGTGCGACATGAATGTGGATTATCTGCTCAAGCAACGCCAGGCAGCTCAAACTTACTCCCCGCCTTGGGATTTCCCAGGTGCTGGTGGACCCGGCGAGAGCGGCTTCAAGGGAGCACTTGATTGGAACTCGATCAACCCCGAGGGCTTGCGTGCTATGGGCCTTGGCAATAAGCCATGGGAGGTTACCCCTGATATGAGTGAGGGCGAAAAGCAGGTCGTTAAAGCTGCTAACAAGGCATGCTTTGGTCAGCCATGA
- a CDS encoding uncharacterized protein (uncharacterized conserved protein), which produces MRLQATLLLLASCVPSALAIYRDEVDHIDFHHALLGTPSAHSTFFLKPSSSSDASLLYTLSEKLLLGAVNPRDGSVVWRQNVSRSAAAADNGLLRASDGTNALVSAAGDYLSSWSALDGKLIWESWFSGERVADLELLELEDAASPSTAKDTIALFGGKAGVVRRLDGDSGKVKWEYKDESGDLPFQVSSSATDVFYISLQSALLKGYKIKVTSMDLLTGRQNQQLTLNSEGDISGPESVLFVGANTASPLIVWTDKAQKALKVNVIGTKQVSTINIDNTSGEELRSITVHAPKKLNSLPHFLVHYQTQSASWAEVYHVNLQSAVVTKAYNLPRLEGWSAFSTSTKDANVYFTRITQSEMTVVSSVSHAILGRWPLQSPPMERALHAVSEVVPKGDSVAVRSAAALESGDWQLLRNGQPEWTRYEALAGALAANWAEEEYQEELAHQLEVEGHESLFAAYAHRVRRHIKDLEHLPEWLKDLPKRILTSFVTDEVSNLDSFGISRQVIVATENGRVYSLDGGNHGAVSWGVKAAEAETWAPVAVVTQPGLAIVYTDDGSSVTLNVASGEIIKRTPATTKLRSVAVLNDSPAPLVVGINENGTPVDSVDLPGFFVTLGNGRVLGWSANNKKIPVWEFLPPQGERVIHATSRPAHDPVASIGKVLGDRSVLYKYLNPNLVLATAVGDKSATFYLLDGISGKILHASTQNGVDTTQPITSAMSENWFAYSFWGDVVHPSDAKGYQLVISELYESSIPNDRGPLDAASNYSSLDALPLPHVVSQSFIIPEPISHMAVTQTRQGITTRQLLCTLPSTNSLIGIPRPVLDARRPIGRDPTPTEIEEGLFKYNPFLEFDGKWYLSHARDVAGIKKVLSAPTLLESTSLIFGFGGDIFGTRATPSQAFDILGKGFSKLQLLMTIVALTIGVVILSPMVRKKQVNQVWKAS; this is translated from the exons ATGCGGCTACAGGCGACGCTTCTTCTGCTCGCCTCGTGCGTTCCCTCAGCGCTGGCTATCTATCGCGACGAGGTCGACCATATCGATTTCCACCATGCTCTACTCGGTACTCCTTCGGCCCattcgaccttcttcctcaagccttcgtcctcctctGATGCGTCCCTACTCTACACTTTGTCCGAGAAATTGCTCCTTGGTGCAGTAAATCCGAGGGACGGCTCGGTGGTCTGGAGGCAAAATGTCTCCCGATCCGCAGCAGCCGCTGACAACGGCCTCTTACGCGCTTCCGATGGGACCAATGCTCTGGTCAGCGCAGCGGGCGACTATTTGTCATCATGGAGCGCTCTGGATGGTAAATTGATTTGGGAGAGCTGGTTTTCCGGTGAGCGTGTAGCAGACCttgagctgctggagctAGAGGACGCCGCTTCACCTTCGACCGCTAAAGACACGATTGCGCTTTTCGGAGGCAAGGCGGGTGTTGTCAGAAGGCTAGATGGTGATTCAGGCAAGGTCAAGTGGGAATACAAAGATGAAAG TGGCGATCTCCCATTCCAAGTCTCGTCCTCCGCCACCGACGTTTTCTATATCTCTCTGCAGTCGGCTCTCCTGAAGGGTTATAAGATCAAGGTTACATCTATGGACCTCTTGACCGGTCGTCAGAACCAGCAATTGACCTTGAACTCGGAAGGTGACATTTCCGGGCCCGAGTCTGTGCTTTTTGTGGGCGCAAACACCGCCTCCCCTCTGATTGTCTGGACGGATAAGGCTCAGAAGGCACTCAAAGTCAACGTTATTGGTACGAAGCAGGTTagcaccatcaacatcgaTAACACCAGTGGCGAGGAGCTTCGTTCCATCACCGTTCATGCTCCGAAGAAACTCAACTCGTTGCCTCATTTTCTGGTTCATTACCAAACGCAATCCGCATCCTGGGCTGAGGTTTACCACGTCAACTTGCAATCCGCAGTTGTAACTAAAGCTTACAATCTTCCTCGCTTGGAAGGCTGGTCTGCCTTCTCCACAAGTACCAAGGATGCAAATGTTTACTTTACTCGGATCACGCAGTCGGAAATGACTGTTGTATCTTCTGTCTCTCATGCCATCTTGGGGAGGTGGCCTCTTCAGTCCCCTCCAATGGAGCGCGCGCTACATGCAGTGTCAGAAGTTGTCCCGAAGGGCGATAGCGTCGCGGTGCGATCGGCTGCTGCTTTGGAGTCGGGCGACTGGCAATTACTCCGAAATGGTCAGCCTGAATGGACTAGATACGAGGCTTTGGCTGGCGCTTTGGCTGCCAACTGGGCTGAGGAGGAATACCAGGAGGAGCTGGCTCACCAGCTTGAGGTTGAGGGTCATGAGAGCCTTTTCGCAGCGTACGCGCATCGTGTCAGGCGCCACATCAAAGACCTCGAACATCTTCCTGAGTGGCTAAAAGATCTGCCAAAGCGCATCCTCACCAGTTTCGTGACCGATGAGGTTTCAAACCTGGATAGTTTCGGCATCTCCAGACAAGTTATCGTTGCTACTGAGAATGGGCGTGTCTATTCGCTCGATGGTGGAAACCACGGCGCCGTTTCTTGGGGTGTAAAGGCCGCGGAGGCCGAAACTTGGGCTCCTGTTGCAGTGGTCACTCAACCAGGCCTTGCCATTGTCTACACAGATGATGGCAGCTCGGTTACATTGAACGTTGCCTCTGGAGAAATCATCAAGCGCACTCCGGCTACTACCAAGCTCCGTTCTGTCGCTGTGCTCAATGACTCTCCTGCGCCCCTTGTTGTTGGGATTAACGAGAACGGTACTCCCGTTGATTCTGTGGATCTTCCTGGGTTCTTTGTCACCCTAGGCAATGGTCGTGTGCTGGGCTGGAGcgccaacaacaagaagatTCCCGTCTGGGAGTTCCTACCCCCACAGGGTGAGAGAGTCATCCATGCCACCTCCCGACCAGCTCATGATCCTGTAGCATCAATTGGCAAGGTCTTGGGCGATCGATCGGTTCTGTACAAGTATCTGAACCCTAACTTGGTTCTCGCAACCGCCGTTGGCGATAAGTCAGCTACTTTCTACCTGTTGGATGGAATATCTGGCAAGATCCTACATGCTAGCACCCAAAATGGTGTCGACACCACCCAGCCAATTACCTCAGCCATGTCCGAGAACTGGTTCGCATACTCTTTCTGGGGTGATGTCGTCCACCCATCGGACGCCAAAGGCTACCAATTGGTGATTTCTGAGCTGTATGAGTCTTCGATCCCTAATGACCGTGGGCCACTGGATGCCGCATCCAACTACTCAAGCCTTGATGCACTGCCGCTCCCACATGTAGTGTCGCAGtccttcatcatcccagAACCGATTTCCCACATGGCCGTTACCCAAACCCGTCAGGGCATCACCACCCGCCAGCTCCTTTGCACACTCCCCTCGACGAACTCGCTGATTGGCATCCCTCGCCCTGTGCTGGACGCCCGCCGGCCCATCGGCCGTGACCCGACCCCTACAGAGATCGAAGAGGGCCTGTTCAAGTATAATCCCTTCCTCGAATTCGATGGCAAATGGTATCTTTCTCACGCGCGCGATGTGGCTGGAATCAAGAAGGTTCTCTCAGCACCAACGCTGCTTGAGAGTACCAGTTTGATCTTCGGCTTTGGCGGTGATATCTTTGGTACCCGGGCGACACCCAGCCAGGCTTTCGATATCCTGGGCAAGGGATTCTCGAAGTTGCAATTGCTTATGACCATCGTGGCACTGACTATTGGAGTTGTCATTCTGTCTCCGATG GTCCGGAAGAAACAGGTCAACCAGGTTTGGAAGGCATCGTAG
- a CDS encoding 5'-methylthioadenosine/S-adenosylhomocysteine nucleosidase family protein (nucleoside phosphorylase), whose translation MAFAHCDYTVAWICALPLEMAAAKVMLDSVHPPLSQPKSDPNGYTLGTIHGHNVVVACLPSGVYGTTSAAIILAHMLSTFPSLQFGLMVGIGGGVPSETDIRLGDVVVSMPNATSGGVIQYDYGKTLRDGRFQRTGSLNKPPQYLLTAISQMRSNHMIGERPVLKVLSNIFHKHQDMKEKFSRPDKDWLFQSRYDHQGNNNPDCSTCDQTQLVTRVPRETEEPCIHYGLIASGNQVMKNANIRDAIAQEEGILCFEMEAAGLMDQLPCLVIRGICDYCDSHKHKQWQGYAAIVAAAYTRNMLEVIRDTRTTCDINNPRAMNNNTRMISKQLFWDAYLLPILKKYNAEMEVICDRPHCFVEIKWPGLNWSWKCDWRAI comes from the exons ATGGCCTTCGCGCACTGTGACTACACAGTTGCATGGATCTGCGCCTTGCCGCTGGAAATGGCGGCCGCAAAGGTCATGCTAGATAGCGTCCACCCTCCTCTCTCACAGCCAAAGTCCGACCCCAACGGCTACACTCTCGGTACTATTCACGGTCACAATGTGGTGGTAGCCTGCTTGCCGTCTGGGGTCTATGGAACCACATCTGCCGCGATTATACTTGCCCATATGCTGTCCACATTTCCCTCTCTTCAATTTGGGTTAATGGTAGGTATTGGAGGTGGTGTACCTAGTGAAACTGATATTCGGCTTGGTGATGTGGTTGTCAGCATGCCAAATGCAACATCGGGAGGTGTAATCCAGTATGACTATGGCAAAACACTTCGTGATGGACGCTTTCAGCGCACTGGGTCACTGAACAAGCCTCCACAATATCTATTAACTGCGATATCTCAAATGCGCAGTAACCACATGATCGGGGAAAGACCTGTTCTGAAAGTCCTATCTAATATTTTTCATAAACATCAAgacatgaaagaaaagttcTCACGCCCAGATAAAGACTGGTTGTTCCAGTCACGATATGATCACCAGGGTAATAATAACCCTGACTGCTCAACTTGTGACCAGACCCAGTTGGTGACTCGTGTACCGCGAGAAACTGAGGAGCCATGTATTCATTATGGCCTGATTGCTTCCGGAAATCAAGTTATGAAGAATGCCAACATACGAGACGCTATTGCTCAGGAGGAGGGCATTCTATGCTTTGAAATGGAAGCTGCGGGGCTCATGGACCAGCTTCCATGCCTGGTTATTCGAGGGATCTGTGACTATTGTGACTCTCACAAGCACAAACAATGGCAAGGATACGCGGCTATTGTTGCTGCGGCTTATACAAGGAATATGCTAGAAGTTATCAGAGATACGAGGACTACATGCGATATCAACAATCCGAGGGCCATGAACAACAATACCCGAATGATCTCTAAGCAATTATTCTGGGATGCATATCTGCTGCCTATTCTCAAGAAATACAATGCCGAAATGGAAGTGATATGTGACCGTCCACATTGCTTTGTGGAGATTAAGTGGCCAGGTCTCAACTGGTCGTGGAAATGTGATTGGAG AGCCATATGA
- a CDS encoding uncharacterized protein (predicted protein), with protein sequence MTSDYCWGKTKSWCDTELSFQPGTNQFTMKGESGLHFWMELHDWRQVTENDELKYSCQWQVDFQVNKDLGIYVQAHEPRVIEGPGNKFELSHYRRSSSPRTSLKHVLEHARAYFKESIRGHAHERLESKFHQTEMDSCHHHEF encoded by the exons ATGACCTCTGATTATTGCTGGGGCAAGACTAAGTCATGGTGTGATACGGAGCTAAGCTTCCAGCCTGGAACCAACCAATTCACTATGAAGGGCGAGTCAGGCCTTCATTTCTGGATGGAGCTGCATGACTGGAGACAAGTAACAGAAAATGATGAACTCAAATATTCATGCCAGTGGCAGGTTGACTTTCAAGTTAACAAGGACCTCGGAATCTATGTCCAAGCCCATGAACCCAGGGTTATCGAGGGTCCAGGGAACAAATTCGAGCTCTCCCATTATCGAAGATCCTCCTCACCCAGAACTTCCCTAAAACATGTGCTCGAACATGCTCGCGCCTACTTCAAGGAGTC AATTCGAGGTCACGCTCACGAGAGGCTAGAATCGAAATTTCACCAAACCGAGATGGACTcctgtcatcatcatgagtTCTAA
- a CDS encoding uncharacterized protein (predicted protein): MSQPYHTLTKSLTFPNLDQYQWWQQAGPTLSKLLSTANYPIDQQYQYLLLLGLHIIPMLGPYPSSQRPGLYKSPIGGIGTLELSQNFTKDKNTVRMGFEPVHYMATTGQDQCNQLIMNEALTTFKRLGATIDLSLYHSLVSGLTLSDTELAILREKDELKKHPTKSQHVLGIDMKGGDVLVKVYIYPQLKALAQQVPVSEMIFSALGKVDNGKLGESGCLSVMKEFIADESVNPARTPVTFLACDLLEPSQARFKVYIAEFQFDLDTLSRNWTLGGRLNDPETLKGLELLQELWTAFNLPQGLREPPKPGDSPVRLPFLYNFEMQSGRKFPKSKVYFPLADVNDRDIANVLTAFFEKHGCAELAKSYTENLLQYFPGVDLAESVALHAWLSFSYSEKTGPYMTVYYQWPDSFNQCHLTAASS, translated from the exons ATGTCTCAACCATACCACACCCTAACTAAATCCCTCACGTTTCCCAATCTAGACCAGTACCAATGGTGGCAGCAAGCCGGCCCAACTTTGTCCAAACTACTCTCCACAGCTAATTACCCTATCGACCAGCAATATCAATACCTCCTCTTGCTGGGCCTACACATCATCCCCATGCTAGGTCCGTACCCTTCCTCCCAGCGACCAGGTCTCTACAAGAGCCCTATAGGAGGAATCGGCACGCTCGAACTCAGCCAAAACTTCACCAAGGACAAGAACACAGTCCGGATGGGGTTCGAGCCGGTGCACTACATGGCAACAACTGGACAAGACCAGTGTAACCAACTCATCATGAACGAGGCATTAACAACGTTCAAGCGACTGGGCGCTACCATCGACTTATCGCTCTACCATTCCCTGGTCTCTGGGCTCACACTCTCCGATACGGAGCTGGCTATTCTCCGAGAGAAAGACGAGCTCAAGAAACACCCGACGAAATCCCAGCATGTATTGGGAATTGACATGAAGGGAGGAGACGTGTTGGTTAAGGTTTACATTTATCCGCAGCTCAAGGCTCTTGCACAGCAAGTACCCGTGTCGGAGATGATATTCTCCGCCTTGGGCAAGGTCGATAATGGTAAGTTGGGCGAGAGCGGATGTCTTTCCGTCATGAAGGAGTTCATTGCAGATGAGAGTGTGAACCCGGCAAGGACACCCGTAACCTTTTTAGCCTGTGATCTCCTGGAGCCCAGTCAGGCTCGGTTTAAGGTCTACATCGCCGAGTTCCAATTCGACTTAGACACGCTCTCCAGAAACTGGACCCTTGGCGGGAGGTTGAACGATCCAGAGACCCTGAAGGGACTGGAATTGCTCCAGGAACTCTGGACGGCATTCAATCTTCCACAGGGTCTCAGGGAGCCCCCTAAACCGGGTGACTCGCCCGTTCGGCTGCCGTTCCTGTACAACTTCGAGATGCAGTCGGGGAGGAAGTTCCCCAAGTCGAAGGTTTACTTTCCCCTGGCTGATGTGAATGATCGCGACATTGCGAATGTGTTGACTGCGTTCTTTGAGAAGCATGGATGTGCTGAATTGGCGAAGTCTTATACGGAGAACCTGTTGCAATACTT CCCTGGTGTTGATCTTGCGGAGAGCGTTGCGTTGCACGCGTGGTTGTCCTTTTCGTACTCGGAGAAAACGGGTCCATATATGACGGTTTATTATCAGTGGCCGGATAGCTTCAATCAGTGTCATTTGACTGCAGCCAGCTCCTGA